A stretch of the Tachyglossus aculeatus isolate mTacAcu1 chromosome 6, mTacAcu1.pri, whole genome shotgun sequence genome encodes the following:
- the GPR174 gene encoding LOW QUALITY PROTEIN: probable G-protein coupled receptor 174 (The sequence of the model RefSeq protein was modified relative to this genomic sequence to represent the inferred CDS: deleted 1 base in 1 codon), giving the protein MQTSSPATHVSWSQTVGASGGNSSCKENSEFPHFLYAVTYTVILLPGLIGNVLALWVFYGYIRETKRAVIFMINLAVADLMQVLSLPLRIFYYLHRSWPFGPGLCLFCFYLKYVNMYASVYFLVCISVRRFGFLMFPFRFTDAKRQGDVLISLAGWVAVGLACLPFPLLRLGGVDPSVAGNITGTAGSGRSPGPPNATCFVDLPTLQHLSLGQALALLGVAELLGFCAPLLVILYCSWKAALSLRQKGPVPQDLGEKKKALKMILTCAAVFLICFAPYHISFPLDFLVKANKIDGCLARRLIQTFHPVALCLASLNSCLDPALYYFTTDEFRRRLSRQDLQESLPLPTRPFSSPRGPSQNGHVQPGAG; this is encoded by the exons ATGCAGACCAGTTCCCCCGCCACCCACGTCTCCTGGTCGCAGACCGTAGGTGCCTCGGGCGGCAACTCGTCGTGCAAGGAGAACTCTGAGTTCCCCCACTTCTTGTATGCCGTGACCTACACAGTGATCCTGCTGCCCGGCCTCATTGGCAACGTCCTGGCGCTCTGGGTCTTCTACGGCTACATCCGCGAGACCAAGCGGGCCGTCATCTTCATGATCAACCTGGCCGTGGCCGACCTGATGCAGGTGCTGTCGCTGCCCCTGCGCATCTTCTACTACCTGCACCGCTCTTGGCCCTTCGGGCCAGGCCTCTGCCTCTTCTGCTTCTATCTCAAGTACGTCAACATGTATGCCAGCGTCTACTTCCTCGTGTGCATCAGCGTACGCCGCTTCGGCTTTCTCATGTTCCCCTTCCGCTTCACCGACGCCAAGCGCCAGGGCGACGTGCTGATCAGCCTGGCTGGCTGGGTGGCCGTGGGCCTGGCCTGCCTGCCCTTTCCGCTGCTGCGCCTCGGCGGGGTCGACCCTTCTGTCGCCGGCAACATCACCGGCACCGCCGGCTCCGGccggtcccccggc ccccccaacGCCACCTGCTTCGTCGACCTGCCCACCCTCCAACACCTCAGCCTGGGCCAGGCCCTGGCCCTGCTGGGAGTGGCTGAGCTCCTGGGCTTCTGTGCCCCGCTGCTGGTTATCCTCTACTGCTCCTGGAAGGCCGCCCTGTCCCTGCGCCAGAAAGGTCCCGTCCCGCAAGACCTGGGCGAGAAGAAGAAGGCACTCAAGATGATCCTCACCTGTGCCGCCGTCTTCCTCATCTGCTTCGCCCCATACCACATCAGTTTCCCCCTGGACTTCCTAGTCAAGGCCAACAAGATCGATGGCTGCCTGGCCCGGAGGCTGATCCAGACCTTCCACCCCGTGGCCCTGTGTCTGGCCAGCCTCAACTCCTGCCTGGACCCAGCCCTCTACTACTTCACCACGGATGAGTTCCGGAGGCGCCTGTCACGCCAGGACCTGCAGGAGAGCCTGCCCCTGCCCACccgtcccttctccagcccccgcgGCCCCTCTCAGAATGGGCACGTTCAGCCTGGCGCCGGGTGA